In Lotus japonicus ecotype B-129 chromosome 5, LjGifu_v1.2, one genomic interval encodes:
- the LOC130719396 gene encoding uncharacterized protein LOC130719396 has protein sequence MPPRQDPTNAQLAQAMAQLAQVMTQQAATAAAQATTQLQREAEENIRRAEEDARRAQRAERELTQDQIRMRTDFNRHGPPKFQGEVEPEKADLWIHEMEKIFEALHTPDAEKVNLATFMLKGDAEYWWRSAKRLMTANNVAITWESFKRAFMEKYFPETAREDMENQFLNLRQGLMTVREYAARLETLSKHFRFFQVQVDESYLCNRFMRGLRNDIEESVRPLGIRVFQQLVEKAREVESMKNRQRGKYDSGGPIRSGQRPTGRFEGPRQAGRFDRGKAPMRKPYQRPTDRVPFAGRNVTRAPKDDVVCYKCNQKGHYSKECGKEVVCWKCQKPGHVERNCPDATKAEPVLNAARGKRPSAPGRVFAISGEQAAVTDDLIQGTCIIAGTSLMVLFDSGVTHSFIVEECVKKLGLLTADLPFDLVVTTPATDRLVTRTTCLQYPLIYEDRKFFANLVCLGLKELDVILGMDCLAQYHVLLDCANMVVVFPDSGVTDYLNSYNLGKGSPAFVNSIVAEAKNDDDVHNILVVQDFVDVFPEDVPGLPPVRETEFSIDIMPGT, from the coding sequence ATGCCTCCGAGACAGGACCCAACCAATGCTCAGCTTGCTCAAGCAATGGCTCAGCTGGCTCAGGTGATGACCCAGCAGGCTGCCACTGCTGCTGCTCAGGCCACGACACAGCTTCAACGGGAAGCTGAAGAGAACATTAGGAGAGCTGAGGAGGATGCCAGAAGGGCACAACGGGCTGAAAGGGAGCTGACACAGGACCAGATCCGTATGAGAACTGACTTCAACCGCCATGGACCACCCAAGTTTCAAGGCGAGGTTGAACCCGAGAAAGCTGATCTTTGGATTCATGAAATGGAGAAAATCTTTGAGGCTCTCCACACACCTGACGCTGAGAAGGTGAACTTGGCGACCTTTATGCTGAAGGGtgacgctgagtactggtggcgGAGCGCCAAACGGCTGATGACCGCCAACAATGTGGCCATCACTTGGGAGTCTTTCAAAAGGGCTTTCATGGAGAAGTACTTCCCAGAGACTGCCAGGGAAGACATGGAGAATCAATTCCTCAACCTGAGACAGGGGCTGATGACCGTAAGGGAATATGCTGCAAGACTTGAGACCCTGTCCAAACACTTTCGCTTTTTCCAAGTGCAAGTGGATGAATCGTATCTTTGCAACCGATTCATGAGGGGTTTGAGGAATGACATTGAGGAGtctgtgaggccattgggaatcaGAGTTTTCCAACAACTGGTGGAGAAAGCTCGTGAAGTAGAGTCGATGAAAAATCGTCAGAGGGGCAAGTATGACAGCGGAGGTCCGATCCGTTCTGGGCAGAGGCCGACCGGAAGGTTTGAAGGACCGAGGCAAGCTGGTAGGTTTGACAGGGGCAAGGCTCCGATGAGGAAGCCTTACCAACGCCCTACTGACAGGGTGCCTTTTGCTGGGAGGAATGTGACACGTGCTCCTAAGGACGATGTCGTCTGTTACAAGTGCAACCAGAAGGGACACTATTCGAAGGAATGTGGGAAGGAGGTTGTGTGCTGGAAGTGTCAGAAACCAGGACATGTTGAGAGAAACTGTCCTGATGCTACTAAGGCCGAGCCAGTACTGAATGCTGCCAGGGGAAAGCGACCTTCTGCTCCAGGTCGTGTGTTTGCGATATCTGGGGAACAAGCTGCTGTGACTGATGATCTTATCCAGGGTACGTGTATTATCGCTGGAACTTCTTTAATGGtgttatttgattctggtgTTACACACTCATTCATTGTTGAGGAGTGTGTGAAAAAGTTAGGATTGCTAACTGCTGATTTACCATTTGATCTGGTGGTGACGACCCCTGCCACCGATCGATTAGTTACGCGCACGACATGCTTGCAATATCCGTTGATTTATGAGGATCGGAAGTTCTTTGCAAACCTCGTCTGTTTAgggcttaaagagctcgatgtgattTTGGGAATGGACTGCTTGGCACAGTATCACGttctgttggattgtgctaatatGGTCGTAGTCTTTCCGGATTCTGGCGTTACGGATTACTTGAATTCATACAACTTGGGAAAGGGTTCACCAGCATTCGTGAACTCTATCGTAGCTGAGGCGAAGAACGACGACGACGTACACAACATTTTGGTGGTGCAAGATTTTGTGGATGTGTTTCCAGAGGATGTGCCTGGATTACCGCCAGTAAGAGAAacagagttctctattgataTTATGCCCGGTACATGA
- the LOC130719395 gene encoding pollen-specific leucine-rich repeat extensin-like protein 3 — protein sequence METTQEQARPAPSIRITRSAARASSMFAALSDDDLTLLDATLDATHPEPSPIHQQISHPSPPRDSFFQPTIEDEPLWKMLQANKPSASTTPIILPYHSETSEPQASEQQTSTPQASEPQDFDKTTTNPQSRHPSDPDNLSRTPFSSPSNKSEASRQFFQIAREMLSEIPEHFINVPSPRRYPGPRLEPLVPPDFPIQAIPIASMPPPPPPPHPPSPLQENVESVSNHSPDNTHNPETETLQPNLETNNSAHQTLHIVPAEPKDVFAPRYVAAADAPRDAETEGRGDALEVRAPVKKRQRQCGWLDE from the exons ATGGAAACTACTCAGGAACAAGCTAGACCTGCACCCTCCATCAGAATCACAAGATCTGCAGCAAGAGCTTCAAGTATGTTTGCTGccctttctgatgatgatttaactTTGCTTGATGCAACCCTTGATGCAACCCATCCTGAACCATCACCAATTCATCAACAAATCTCTCACCCTTCACCCCCTAGAgactccttctttcaacctaccATTGAGGACGAACCCCTTTGGAAAATGCTTCAAGCAAACAAACCCTCTGCCTCCACTACACCTATCATTCTTCCATACCATtcagaaacctctgaaccacaagcctctgaacaaCAAACCTCCAcaccacaagcctctgaacctcaaGACTTTGATAAAACCACTACCAATCCACAATCACGTCATCCATCTGATCCTGACAACCTCTCTCGTACTCCATTTTCTTCTCCATCCAACAAGTCAGAAGCCTCTAGgcaattctttcaaattgctAGAGAAATGCTCTCTGAAATCCCTGAGCATTTCATCAATGTTCCTAGTCCTCGCCGCTACCCTGGACCTAGGCTAGAACCTCTGGTTCCTCCTGATTTCCCCATCCAGGCAATTCCTATTGCCTCaatgcctcctcctcctcctcctcctcatcctccttctcctcttcaaGAGAATGTTGAGTCAGTCTCCAACCATTCACCAGATAACACACATAATCCCGAGACTGAAACTCTTCAACCAAACCTTGAGACCAATAACTCTGCACATCAGACTCTGCATATTG TTCCTGCTGAGCCTAAGGATGTCTTTGCTCCACGGTATGTTGCAGCAGCTGATGCACCTAGGGATGCCGAGACGGAGGGGCGTGGAGATGCACTGGAGGTAAGGGCTCCTGTGAAGAAGCGCCAGAGACAGTGCGGTTGGCTCGACGAGTGA